Proteins co-encoded in one Streptomyces sp. JH34 genomic window:
- a CDS encoding sugar ABC transporter substrate-binding protein: MKRKLIAAVGVAAMMTGIAACGGDSNDNASKDPKDRTESLTVWLMVDAQSTWPELVKDVNAQFNKKYPKVKVDVQYQQWADKAKKLDTSLGGDKFPDVVELGNTETMQYILNGALAEIDPKKYDNSDTWIKGLKDTCTYEGKQFCVPYYAGARVAVYNKDMLKKGTGSDALPQTEDEMLTALDKVSAEYNKKDKRFSSLYLPGRYWYAAMSYVAGYGGSIAEYDEGAKEWKGNLSAPESQKGIEHFVNLVKKYNKADQTKDEQDHANVMANEKAALIYGNGWEAGSVVDGANNGNPKLEGKIGTAGMPGPNGKALPSFIGGSDLAVTAKSKVTDLGEEWVSLFTSEKSQEVLTAKNILPNNEKQLEPLKSKPETAAVANAVPDAWFTPIAPGWTSIEKEEVLENMLLEILKGASVADAAKKADGKINELINK; this comes from the coding sequence ATGAAGCGCAAGCTCATTGCGGCAGTAGGCGTCGCGGCGATGATGACCGGTATCGCGGCGTGTGGTGGGGACAGTAATGACAACGCCTCGAAGGACCCGAAGGACCGTACCGAGAGCCTGACGGTCTGGCTGATGGTCGACGCGCAGAGCACCTGGCCGGAGCTGGTCAAGGACGTCAACGCGCAGTTCAACAAGAAGTACCCGAAGGTCAAGGTCGACGTCCAGTACCAGCAGTGGGCGGACAAGGCCAAGAAGCTCGACACGTCCCTCGGTGGCGACAAGTTCCCGGACGTCGTCGAGCTCGGCAACACCGAGACGATGCAGTACATCCTCAACGGCGCGCTGGCCGAGATCGACCCCAAGAAGTACGACAACTCGGACACCTGGATCAAGGGTCTGAAGGACACCTGCACCTACGAGGGCAAGCAGTTCTGCGTGCCCTACTACGCGGGCGCGCGTGTCGCGGTCTACAACAAGGACATGCTCAAGAAGGGCACCGGCAGCGACGCCCTCCCGCAGACCGAGGACGAGATGCTCACCGCGCTCGACAAGGTCTCGGCCGAGTACAACAAGAAGGACAAGCGCTTCTCGTCCCTCTACCTGCCGGGCCGTTACTGGTACGCGGCCATGTCCTACGTCGCGGGCTACGGCGGCTCCATCGCCGAGTACGACGAGGGCGCGAAGGAGTGGAAGGGCAACCTCTCCGCCCCCGAGTCCCAGAAGGGCATCGAGCACTTCGTCAACCTGGTCAAGAAGTACAACAAGGCCGACCAGACCAAGGACGAGCAGGACCACGCCAACGTCATGGCCAACGAGAAGGCCGCCCTGATCTACGGCAACGGCTGGGAGGCCGGCTCCGTCGTCGACGGCGCCAACAACGGCAACCCGAAGCTCGAGGGCAAGATCGGTACGGCCGGTATGCCGGGCCCGAACGGCAAGGCCCTCCCGTCCTTCATCGGCGGTTCGGACCTCGCGGTGACCGCCAAGTCCAAGGTCACGGACCTGGGTGAGGAGTGGGTCTCCCTCTTCACCAGCGAGAAGTCGCAGGAGGTGCTCACCGCCAAGAACATCCTCCCGAACAACGAGAAGCAGCTCGAGCCGCTGAAGTCCAAGCCGGAGACGGCCGCCGTCGCCAACGCGGTGCCGGACGCCTGGTTCACGCCGATCGCGCCGGGCTGGACGTCCATCGAGAAGGAGGAGGTCCTGGAGAACATGCTCCTGGAGATCCTCAAGGGCGCCTCGGTGGCCGACGCCGCCAAGAAGGCCGACGGCAAGATCAACGAGCTCATCAACAAGTAG